From Kwoniella europaea PYCC6329 chromosome 3, complete sequence, one genomic window encodes:
- a CDS encoding oxoglutarate dehydrogenase (succinyl-transferring), E1 component, which yields MIRTIPRNVHLNARPSAKIARSLAVVRPSILQKRTYATEAQPPSKNDLFANGGNTYYTEEMYRLWKQDPKAVHSSWAVYFSGLDKGLPSSSAYTPPPGFIGAASSVPTAADGSPKMNVEGSGDVTDYLKVQLLIRAYQVRGHHIANLDPLHISDADLDSRVPPELKLEYYGWTEADLKKEFKLSDGILPRFKGSVESDKLTLGQIIEELKRMYCTHVGVQYVHIVDRGQCDWLRERVEIPVQWNYTTEEKRMILDRLMWSELFEKFIASKYPNEKRFGLEGCESLIPGMKALIDRSVDSGVKSIVMGMPHRGRLNVLGNVIRKPIEAILNEFANTDKDDTGGGDVKYHLGANYVRPTPSGKKVSLSLVANPSHLEAEDPVVLGKTRAIQHFEGDEGTGDSAMGVLLHGDAAFAGQGVVYETTGMQGLPNYGTGGTVHLIVNNQIGFTTDPRFARSTPYPSDIAKSIDAPIFHVNGDDVEAVNYVCTLAADWRAKFKKDVVVDIVCYRRYGHNETDQPSFTQPKMYRAIQKQPTVLSIYTDKLIKEGTFTEKEIDEHRQWVWGMLEKAYDGSKDYKPSAREWLSSSWEGFPTPKELAENVLPHLPTGTEEETLKKIGDVISSFPEGFTPHKNLARIIATRGKSVAEGKNIDWSTAEALAFGALCLEGTHVRISGQDVERGTFSQRHAVVHDQETEQTYVALKHLGSEQGSFTVCNSHLSEFGTLGFELGYSLVSPNSLTIWEAQFGDFANNAQCIIDQFIASGERKWLQRTGLVLSLPHGYDGQGPEHSSGRIERFLQLCDDEPRIYPSAEKLDRQHQDCNMQIVYPTTPANYFHVLRRQIKRDFRKPLVVFFSKSLLRHPQARSSLEEMTGDNVFQRYLPEPHPENLVEPEKIRRHVLCTGQVYFQLLKEREDKGINDVAISRIEQLSPLPYDLLTPHLDKYPNADVVWAQEEPLNNGAWTYVQPRLITALKETQHHVGKVPIYAGRKPSSSVATGNKNAHKKEIEMINEMAFASAEQSQ from the exons ATGATACGAACGATACCGAGGAATGTACATCTCAACGCCCGACCTAGCGCGAAAATCGCCAGGTCACTTGCCGTCGTCAGGCCTTCCATCTTACAGAAACGAACGTATGCTACCGAGGCTCAGCCACCAAGTAAGAATGACCTGTTTGCCAATGGTGGGAACACATACTATACCGAGGA GATGTACCGACTTTGGAAACAAGATCCAAAGGCCGTTCACTCTTCTTGGGCTGTTTACTTCTCTGGGCTTGATAAAGgtcttccatcatcttccgcttaCACCCCACCACCTGGTTTCATCGGCGCTGCCAGTTCAGTACCTACAGCTGCCGATGGTAGCCCAAAGATGAATGTGGAAGGTAGTGGAGATGTAACAGATTACCTCAAA GTCCAACTCCTCATCAGAGCTTATCAAGTCCGAGGACACCACATCGCCAACCTTGATCCCCTCCACATTTCCGACGCCGACCTCGACAGCCGTGTTCCCCCCGAATTGAAACTCGAATACTACGGTTGGACAGAGGCAGACCTGAAAAAGGAATTCAAACTCAGTGATGGTATCCTCCCCCGATTCAAGGGATCAGTAGAGAGTGATAAACTGACTTTGGGTCAAATTATCGAAgaattgaagaggatgtact GTACCCACGTCGGTGTGCAATACGTCCACATCGTCGACAGAGGACAATGTGACTGGTTGAGAGAACGAGTAGAAATCCCCGTACAATGGAACTACACCactgaggagaagagaatgatcctcgatcgattgatgtgGTCTGAACTTTTCGAGAAATTCATTGCTTCAAAATACCCCAACGAAAAGAGATTCGGTTTAGAAGGTTGTGAATCCCTGATCCCCGGTATGAAAGCTTTAATAGATCGATCAGTCGACTCCGGTGTGAAATCAATTGTCATGGGTATGCCTCATAGAGGTCGACTTAACGTTCTCGGAAACGTTATCAGGAAACCTATCGAAGCCATCTTGAACGAATTCGCCAACACCGACAAAGATGAtactggtggtggtgatgtcAAATACCACTTGGGAGCCAACTATGTTCGACCTACACCTAGTGGAAAGAAAGTGTCCCTCTCCCTTGTCGCCAACCCTTCTCActtggaagctgaagatcctGTTGTGCTCGGTAAGACCCGAGCTATCCAGCATTTcgagggagatgagggaaCCGGCGATTCAGCTATGGGTGTCTTGCTCCACGGTGATGCTGCTTTCGCTGGTCAAGGTGTCGTTTACGAGACTACTGGTATGCAAGGGCTCCCCAACTACGGTACTGGTGGTACCGTCCACTTGATCGTTAACAACCAAATCGGTTTCACCACCGACCCTCGATTCGCTCGATCAACTCCTTACCCTTCTGATATCGCCAAGTCCATCGATGCCCCCATCTTCCACGTcaacggtgatgatgtagaagCTGTCAACTACGTCTGTACCCTTGCTGCTGACTGGAGAGCCAAGTTTAAGAAGGACGTAGTCGTCGATATCGTCTGTTACAGAAGATACGGTCACAACGAAACCGATCAACCTTCATTTACTCAACCCAAGATGTACAGGGCCATCCAGAAACAACCTACCGTCTTGTCCATTTACACCGACAAGTTGATCAAGGAAGGTACCTTCAccgagaaggagattgacGAGCACCGACAATGGGTTTGGGGTATGTTGGAGAAAGCTTACGATGGATCTAAGGATTACAAACCATCCGCCCGAGAATGGCTCTCATCGTCATGGGAAGGTTTCCCTACACCCAAGGAACTTGCCGAGAACGTCCTTCCTCACTTGCCCACCGGAACTGAAGAAGAAACCCTCAAGAAGATTGGGGATGTGATCTCGTCATTCCCTGAAGGTTTCACTCCTCACAAGAACCTTGCTAGAATTATCGCTACTAGAGGAAAGTCTGTTGCCGAGGGTAAGAACATTGATTGGTCAACTGCTGAAGCTTTGGCGTTCGGTGCTTTGTGCCTCGAGGGAACTCACGTTCGAATCTCAGGTCAAGATGTGGAGAGAGGTACTTTCTCACAGAGACATGCTGTCGTTCACGATCAAGAAACCGAACAGACTTATGTCGCATTGAAACACCTCGGTAGCGAACAAGGGTCATTCACCGTTTGTAACTCGCATTTGTCCGAATTTGGTACTTTAGGATTCGAACTGGGTTATTCATTGGTATCACCTAACAGTTTGACCATCTGGGAAGCTCAATTCGGTGATTTCGCCAACAACGCTCAGTGTATTATTGATCAATTCATTGCATCCGGTGAAAGAAAATGGTTGCAACGAACTGGTTTAGTGCTCTCCTTACCCCATGGTTACGATGGTCAAGGTCCTGAACACTCGTCGGGTAGAATCGAACGATTCTTACAGCTCTGTGATGACGAACCTAGAATCTACCCATCCGCTGAGAAACTGGATAGACAACATCAGGATTGCAATATGCAAATCGTTTACCCAAC TACCCCCGCGAACTACTTCCACGTATTGAGACGACAAATAAAGCGAGATTTCCGAAAGCCT CTCGTTGTGTTCTTCTCTAAATCTCTCTTGCGACACCCACAAGCCCGATCGTCCCTTGAGGAAATGACCGGTGACAATGTCTTCCAAAGATACTTGCCTGAACCTCATCCCGAAAACTTGGTCGAACCGGAGAAGATTCGAAGACACGTCTTGTGTACTGGTCAGGTTTACTTCCAATTGTTGAAGGAACGTGAAGACAAGGGTATAAATGATGTTGCCATCTCGAGAATCGAACaattatcacctttaccttaCGACTTGTTGACTCCTCATTTGGATAAATACCCTAACGCCGATGTCGTTTGGGCccaagaggag CCTCTCAACAACGGTGCTTGGACATACGTTCAACCGCGATTGATCACCGCGTTGAAAGAGACCCAACATCACGTTGGTAAGGTTCCTATCTACGCCGGAAGGaaaccttcctcatctgtTGCTACCGGTAACAAGAACGCGCAcaagaaggagattgagatgatcaaCGAGATGGCTTTTGCTTCTGCTGAACAATCGCAATAA